The genomic window ACGAAACCAGCTACGGCTCCTAAAATCATTTGTTGCAAAAACATTAAAATAATTTTCGTAATACTTTGGTCTTGATTAATAACTAATGTTAAAAAAGTAAGTGTTAGCACATAAGCCATAGGGTCGTTACTTCCGCTTTCTAACTCCAAAGTAGGTCTTAGATTGGTTTTTAAGGCTAGGTTTTTTGAGCGTAAAATAGAAAACACAGCAGCTGCATCTGTAGACGAAACAATGGAACCTAAAAGCATACTTTCAAAGATGGTAAAGTCTGTAACAAACCAAACAAATGTACCTAAAGAAACTGCTGTAAGTAAAACACCAAGGGTAGATAAAACGAGACCTTCTTTTAGAATGGGTTTTACGGCTTTCCAGTTAGTATCGAGACCACCAGAAAACAAAATAAAGTTAAGTGAAACGATACCGACGAACTGAGCCATTTTAGAATCGTCAAAACGTATACCTCCAATACCATCAGAACCCGCAAGCATTCCGATAGTTAAAAAAAGGATTAAAGTTGGAACTCCAAATTTATAAGAGGTTTTACCCACAATAATACTTATAAAAAGTAATAGAGAGCCAACTAATAGTATGTTTTCAATGGTTAGATTCATTATTTTTATGTCTTAATAAGACCTGACAAAATTAGTTTTTTATTAATAAAAACAACGAAATATTTTATTTGTTTTAACAAAAAATATTATAGCTATTACTGTTGTTTATTAGTTGTTTATAATGGAGTTTAAAATGGAGTATTTATTAGTAAATAAATTGAATTCGTACAGTTAATAGGTGAGACTTATTAGTCGATGTATTTTGAAGAACTCTAAATTAAAGATTAAAAAAAGAAATAGGGGGGCAAGTACTGTTAATTTATTTATAGAATTATAATTTTAGAAATTTAATTGATCAATCTTGGCTTGTAAACGTTGAATTAATATGAAGATATTAGATAAGCTGGTCGCATCTTTTTTACGGACAGACCCAGTGAAAATTAAAGTGCTTCCATTAAGTGCAATAGAACTGTTTTTACTTGCCATTAATTTCCCTGTTTCGGGACTTTCTAAAAGTAATTTGGAGTATTTACTTTTTTCTCCATAAAAATTAAAAGAATCACTCCTAGTAAGGAAACTTAAAAAAGAAGCTTGAGTTAATGAGCAAGAATTGAAATTGGGTTTTAAATCCGATTTCTGTGATTTAATGGTAGTTAATAACCATTTTCGCCCCCATTGAGCTTCAACTTTAATAGTCCAAAAATTATTCTGTTCAACAAACTTAACCTCTCCTTTAAGAAGCGTATTCATTGATTTAATTATAGAACTTGCGTAAGTGTGGTTTTCTTGCAATAACTCTATTTTTATTTTTGATTACTGAATTAATTCCAATGTTCATCAAAGTCTAGATCTTCATAATCATCAATATCTAACTCATCATCAAATTCACCAAAACCGTCTTCTTTATCAGCTTCAAAAACTTTATCTGGAGCGGTATCAGGAACTTGCCCTTGCACAAACATTAAGTTTGGGTAATCGAAACCTTCGGTCTCTTCTACAATTTCAGCTAATTCAACATAAAAAGTCCACATGCTTAAAAAATCATAAACATAAATAAGCTTCGTTTGCATTTCGAAAGCAACGTCGTTAATAGCTGTTTCGTTCATTAAACGGGCAGATTCATCGTCGCTTAAATCGAAAAGAGATATTTCTTCACCTTGATTCCATTGGTCATCGCTTCTGTAAAAAGATGCCATTTCACTACCATCAAAACCAAAAGATTGCGTAATAATGTTATGTAAATCCTCTAGGGTGTCATCCTCTTGAATTTCTAAATCGCGAAAAACATCTTCGTCTTTTTTATCGTTATCTAAAATTACTCTAAATCTGTAAATCATCAATGAAAAATTTAATGCGTAAAGGTATACTATTTAAACTATTTGGTAAAACGATGTAATGTAAAAGTTATGCTTGTTAGCAAGAAAAATGCACCCACTTGATGTGCAACACCTAACCATAACGGAACTTGATAAATTAACGTTAAGACACCCAATAAAAATTGTAATAATACTAAAATTAGTAATGAATTAATACCTTGTTTTTGAAGTATTGTTAAAGTGCTTTTTTTAGATTTTTTCCATATGATAAATATTAGAAACACGACAATATAAGCTAAAATGCGATGTACAAATTGAATACCGCTTGGGTTTTCAATAAGGTTTTTATAAAAGGGGTCTAAAACATAAACAGTATGATGCATAAAGGCTCCTTCATTCATTAAAGGCCAATGGTTGTGTAGTAAACCTGCTTTTAAACCTGCGATAAACGCGCCATATATAATTTGAATAATAATAACCACATAGCTTCCAAAAATTAGATTTCGCATGGGTTTATTAGCAGGTTTTCTATTTGGGTAAATGAGATCTAAAGCCACCCAGAGCGTTGCTGCAAAGGTTATAAATGCGGTAACTAAATGGGCTGCAAGTCTGTAATGACTAACGTCTGGCATATCTATTAAACCACTTTTAACCATGTACCAACCTAAAAAACCTTGAAAAGCGCCAAGACTTAATAAAACTAAGCATTTTTTTATAGTACTTTTTGTGAGTTGTTTGCGTATTAAAAAATAGAAAAACGGAATTATAAAAACCATTCCAATCGAGCGACCAATAACGCGATGCAACCATTCCCAAAAGTAAATGCTTTTAAAATCTTCAATGTTGAAATGATTGTTATACGCGTTAAATTCGGGGTGTTTTTTGTATAAATCGAAAGCTTCTTGCCATTCTAGATCTCCAATTGGCGGAATGGTTCCAGTGATTAATCGGTAGTTAGAAATTGATAAACCAGAATCGGTTAGCCTAGTAATGCCGCCAATAACAACCATTATAAAAATAAGGAAGCCTCCTGTTAATAACCAATAAATTACTGCTTTGTTGTCTTTTTTCATTTTTATACTCCTAAAATTACGCGTCCTATTTTATTGAATATCTATTATTTTTTTATGAAAGGAGAGAATATTAGTTTTTCAAACCTAAATCTTTACCTTTTTTTAGCATGAGTTGATAAGCAGCATCGTATTCATTAGGAATTTCACCTTCAAGAATAGCTTCTTTTATAAAATCTTTTATAACTCCAATTTCGCGGGATGGTTTCATGTTGAAAGCTTTCATAATTTCTTCACCAGAAACTGGTGGTTGAAAATTACGTACTTGATCTCGTTCTTCAACTTCAACAATTTTATCTCTAACAATTTTAAAGTTGTTATGATATTTATTGAATTTTTTAGGGTTTTTTGTAGTAATGTCGGCTTCGCAAAGGGTCATTAAATCTTCTACATAATCTCCGGCATCAAAAACCAAACGGCGCACAGCAGAATCTGTAACTTCTTGTGCTAACACAATTGGGCGAGAGCTCATAAACACCATTTTCTGGACAAACTTCATTTTATCATTCAATGGCATTTTTAACCTTTTAAATAAATGGTAAACCATTTTTGATCCCTCAAATTCATGGGCATGAAAAGTCCACCCCACTTTTTTACTAAAGCGTTTGGTTGGCGCTTTACCTATATCGTGTAAAAGGGCAGCCCAACGTAACCAAACATTATTGGTATGTTTCGCTATATTATCTACAACTTCTAAAGTATGATAAAAGTTGTCTTTATGGCGTTGTCCTTCAACTTCATCAATCCCTTTTAGAGCAGTTATTTCTGGTAATATATATTGTAATAATTTTGTTTTTTCGAGTAATAAAAAACCAATAGATGGTGTTTTGCTTTCTAAAATTTTATTCAATTCGGTAACAATGCGTTCTTTGGTAATTATTTTTATTCTATCACTGTTTTTAGTTATAGATTGAAGAGATTCTTCTTCAATAGTAAAATTTAATTGTGTTGCAAACCTAATAGCACGCATCATCCTTAGAGGATCGTCACTGTAAGTAATGTCTGGATTTAAAGGCGTACGGATTATTTGTTTTTTCAAATCATCAACACCTCCAAACGGATCTAATAAATCTCCAAAACTGGTGTCGTTTAAATTTAAAGCAAGGGCGTTAATGGTGAAATCACGACGATTTTGATCGTCTTGTAAAGTACCATTTTCAACCGATGGATTTCTGCTGTCTTCAGTGTATGATTCCTTACGAGCTCCAACAAATTCAATCTCAATATCTTCATAACGAAGCATGGCTGTTCCGTATGTTTTAAACACCTGTACTTTAGGTTTGTTTGGTAAGTTTTTAGCAACCTGTTTAGCTAGTTTTATACCATCTCCAATGGCAACCACATCGATATCTTTGGCGGAGCCACGTTTTAAAATAAAATCGCGTACAAAGCCACCAATCACGTAACTATCCAAATTTAATTCTTTGGCAGATTGTGAGATGATTTTGAAAATTGGGTTTGTTAATGCTTCTTTATAATTCATACTATATTGTGACCACTAATTTGCGAATGGCTTTTATTCTAATTTTCCGAAAACCAATAGTTTTGTATTGTAAACAATCAATTTGTTTAAATAATTAATGAGCTTGTGATTGAAATTTATTTCCGTATAATTTTCACCACACCACTGTTACTCAGTTTTATAATAGACGATGGGTTTGCGCATATTTTTTCGCGTTGCAAATTTACAACATAGTCCACACCTTTTAAAACCTCAGGAGCTATTTCTTTAAAGGATTTGGGCGTCGGAAAGCCGGTAATGTTTGCAGAAGTAGAAACTAATGCGCCATTTAACCTTCGGCTTAGTTGATAACAGAATTCATCGTCAGGAATTCTAATAGCAATCGAGCCATCTTC from Algibacter sp. L1A34 includes these protein-coding regions:
- a CDS encoding IS1096 element passenger TnpR family protein, translating into MIYRFRVILDNDKKDEDVFRDLEIQEDDTLEDLHNIITQSFGFDGSEMASFYRSDDQWNQGEEISLFDLSDDESARLMNETAINDVAFEMQTKLIYVYDFLSMWTFYVELAEIVEETEGFDYPNLMFVQGQVPDTAPDKVFEADKEDGFGEFDDELDIDDYEDLDFDEHWN
- a CDS encoding COX15/CtaA family protein, whose amino-acid sequence is MKKDNKAVIYWLLTGGFLIFIMVVIGGITRLTDSGLSISNYRLITGTIPPIGDLEWQEAFDLYKKHPEFNAYNNHFNIEDFKSIYFWEWLHRVIGRSIGMVFIIPFFYFLIRKQLTKSTIKKCLVLLSLGAFQGFLGWYMVKSGLIDMPDVSHYRLAAHLVTAFITFAATLWVALDLIYPNRKPANKPMRNLIFGSYVVIIIQIIYGAFIAGLKAGLLHNHWPLMNEGAFMHHTVYVLDPFYKNLIENPSGIQFVHRILAYIVVFLIFIIWKKSKKSTLTILQKQGINSLLILVLLQFLLGVLTLIYQVPLWLGVAHQVGAFFLLTSITFTLHRFTK
- a CDS encoding CCA tRNA nucleotidyltransferase; its protein translation is MNYKEALTNPIFKIISQSAKELNLDSYVIGGFVRDFILKRGSAKDIDVVAIGDGIKLAKQVAKNLPNKPKVQVFKTYGTAMLRYEDIEIEFVGARKESYTEDSRNPSVENGTLQDDQNRRDFTINALALNLNDTSFGDLLDPFGGVDDLKKQIIRTPLNPDITYSDDPLRMMRAIRFATQLNFTIEEESLQSITKNSDRIKIITKERIVTELNKILESKTPSIGFLLLEKTKLLQYILPEITALKGIDEVEGQRHKDNFYHTLEVVDNIAKHTNNVWLRWAALLHDIGKAPTKRFSKKVGWTFHAHEFEGSKMVYHLFKRLKMPLNDKMKFVQKMVFMSSRPIVLAQEVTDSAVRRLVFDAGDYVEDLMTLCEADITTKNPKKFNKYHNNFKIVRDKIVEVEERDQVRNFQPPVSGEEIMKAFNMKPSREIGVIKDFIKEAILEGEIPNEYDAAYQLMLKKGKDLGLKN